The genomic segment GGATTCTTCAGCAGCAGATTCAATAAAGCTGCATGTATTAACAATAATAACATGAGCATCTTCAGGATCATCGGTAATCTCCCATCCAGCTTTTTTTATCAGGCCCAGCATTCCCTCACTATCCACAAGATTTCTTGCACACCCCAGGCTTACTAAATGTATGTTCATAAAATATATTACGGCCTTTCTTTTATTTTTTATTGAAATAAAATAGATTTTTATTAGATTGATACCAGGTTATTTTACCCGAATGGAATAATAGAAGCGCTGGCCTGGTTTTAGGCCTGATTTGGGAAGGGAAATATTTTCAATTTTCTGCCTGCCTTCTGAATTAATATAAACCCTTACAATGCCGGTTCCCCGGGGCAGCGGAATTTTTACCAGGTTAAAAGATGCTGGAAGGGTTTCCCAGGAACGGGTGTCAGGTGTTTCCATCATAAACAGGGCTGCGCGTACCATAAATTCTATAAATACGTCATTTTTACGTGCTACTGCCCGGGAAACAGCTTCTTTAGCTGCTGCCCTTGTCAGTTCTTTTGCAATAATCCTGGCTGCACGTTCCTGAAGAGATGCCCGTGCCACAGAATTAACATCTGTTGTTAATATCACATAAGGAAGATTTTCTGCCCCCATCTGAATCCTTATATCTGTATTTCCACTGCTTTGCGTACTATAACGCGGAAACGAGAACCGAATTGAAGGAGGCACTATTATATTTCCATCAACCTTTACAGGCCCTTTTCCTGAACTGGCAAAAAGAATAAGTTCAGGGGGTAAAATTTCCTGTGCTTCTGAGCGCTCCCCACGGGTCATCAAAGCTTCATACTTTTTAGCATCTTCATTTAATCCTATTATTTTTGCAAGCCTGTAAAGAACAGGGGTAAGATAAGCTGGATTCTCAAGAACCTGGGACAGTTTTTTATATTCAATATAAACTCCATTATACTGCCTCATATTTTCAAAGCACATGGCAATAAGGACACGGGTAAAAATATCACGGCTTAAAGCATTTTCATATCCATCAAGAAGTTTAAGAGCCTGTTTAGCTTCCACCAAAGCACTTTCATACTGGTATAAAAGCAAAAAATTCATCATCAGATATGTATGCACCCATAATCTTTCACTATATTCTCCCTTATATTCTGTTACCCAGTCATTTGCAATAATAGATGCCCCCTGCTCACTGACACTTATAAAATCCTGATTTTTGATGAGTTTTGAAGCTTTAAGCAATTCATCATTACTTTCACTGTATTTTCCAAGATCATGAAGAATTAAACCCCTGTCCATATAAAAAAGCAAAAGATCCCTGTCAGAAACATCTTGTTTTGAATCAGCAAGAATTGATTCAGCATCCTGTAACTGATCTGCGTAAAATGCTGTCCTGGCATCCCTGATTGGAGCAGAAGTACAGGCTGATATGAATATTATGAGTACAATCAGGGATTTATAATTAATAATGGATAATGGATAATGGATAATGGATAATTTATAATTGTTCACTTTTTTTACCAGCCGATAATAGGTCTTGAGGCTTCCCTTGCGAGTTCTACACTGTCAGCCCAGGTAATCAGGCTGGTTTTCAAATCTGTGAGTTCAAGATTCAGGCTGTAATATCTAAGGGATTTTTTTGTTACCCTTATGCCTCTGCCTTCTTCTTTTTCAATAGAACGAAGGGTTCCTGAAAGCATGTATTTTGCTCCCAACTGCCGTCCCAGAGCAACCTGGGTGGAAGGATCAACAGCACCGCTGTATTGATACCCGGTTTCCTTTGCAATATTATCACGCTGGGTTTCATTCACAAAGCGGAAGCGGCCTGATTTAAGAAGTCTTAAACGAATATCATCTGTAATACCGCTGGTATTAATATGCTCGGAAGTATCATTTGCAATGCCATAAATAATAATAACAGGTTTGCTGTTGTCTTCTGATAAAGGAGATTGAGCCAGAAGAGGCTCAACTAAAGAATCTACAATCTTTTTTTTGTCAGAAAAATCATAAGCTTCGTCATAGTGCATTTCTTCACTAGTTGAAATATTTCTTGTGGTTGTCTGACATGATACTGTTATAAAACAAATTAAAATAATGGATAAAAAAATAATTGTCTTGGGTATTTTCATTGGAGTACCTCCTTGTTTGGATTATATTTTTTTAAAAAGATTTGTTTCAGATATGAATATCTATAGCATACAGAATTAAGCAAAACAAGATTTTTCATTTTATCACTAAATGAGACTTATTTTTTCGGGCTTCATTTTAGGGAATATAAGGAATTAGTCCTTTCTGATAAGCTATTTCCTGTATCTCTCTTGGAAGATTTCGTGCATCAATAATAAAGCCGTTATACATAATTGTCCATGCCATTGGATTTTGATCAATTTTACTTGGTAAACACCAATTCGGGTCCATTTTGTACATTTTCAGCAAGTCGCGTATAGTCTTAGCTTTATCTGAAGCAGTACTTGTCGCCACACCAAAGCCTTTACACAAATTGGTTGCACTTACATATATTTCCTGTGATTTATCAAATAAAAAGTTGACCTGTCCCAAAGCATAAACAATAGCACATGCCCATGTTTTTATACGTCCTTTAACAAGCGGAGATGACCTTTTCCTAGATAAGGCAGCAGCTGCATAACGTGCCATAAGAGCATATTCATCGTTTAAATATTCTTTACAGTATTTATCAGTAAGTTTAACAATAGAATTAAATATTGATAGCATTTGTTTAGGTACTTTTTCAGATTTAACGATCTTTGTCATAATTTTCTCCATACTATTGTTTTTTAAATATTATCAATATTTTACCTCAATATTACCAATGCCTCCAGCATTGGGTTTCTATTTTTTTCAAAGCCTCCAATATGATAAAAATGTTCTCTGGTTAAAACACTAAATTTATTCCAAATTATATTTAGATATTTGTTTTCACGATAATTATTACTATGCCAAGTTGATAAAATGAACCTTCTTTTTGATTTATTAAGAAGCTCATTTAGTTTTATTTCATGTTTCTCATCCCAACCGTTATAATAGTCAACATGTCGTCCAATGTATGGAGGATCGCAGTAAATAACATCATTCTTTGAGCTATTATTAATGGTAACTTCAAAATCCTGACATCTAAACTCAAAATCATGATAACTCAGCAAGGTCTGAACATATGAAAATTGATTAACGATTTTTGTTATATAAGCTTGCTCAAATCTCTGTGGTTTTCGACAAAATGGAACATTGAACCCGCCTTTTTTGTTAAAGCGTATCATTCCGTTGAAACAGGAGCGATTTAAAAAAAGAAAATCTAATGGATCCTTATTTTTATTAAATCTTTCTCTTACTTCGTAATAATAATCCTGGCCTTCTTTTTTAAGTTTTTTTCCTTCCTCTTTGAGAAAAATACTTACAAGATTGTTTGTAATTTCTCAGCTCTTTATTGAATTATAAAATTCAATAAGGTGAGGATTTGAATCGCACATTATTGCTTTTTCAGGCTTAACATTATAAGCTACAACACCAGAACCCATAAATGTTTCAATCCATTTTCCTGTAAAGTCATCAGGTATGATTGCCTTAATCCAAGGCACTAGCTTAGTCTTAATCCCCTGGCATTTAATTGGTGGAACTGCTATCTTAGACATTTAATGCTTTCTTAATTTTTTTTCTCTTTGTAGTTCGTTTTGGAACTATAAGAGATATATTCCCACCCCTGTACTTCAGCATCAACATTGACATTGCTTATGACCTCACATAGTTCTTTCCATAAGGCAGTATGGTAAGTTTATTGTTATCTTTATTCGGGTCATATACAGGTTTATTCATCGGGCGGGTTTGTAATGATCCGTCAATAGCCTTTTTAATTCTTTCAGCGGCAATATCAACATATTTTTTTATAACCTCGGCACCAACTCCCCGCCTGTTATGGCGGATAGCTGCAATAACAGTACTTCCGGTTCCCAAAAATGGGTCAAGAACCCAGTCATCCTCATCTGACATTGATAAAACCAGCCTTTCAATCAATTCCACCGGATACTGGCAGGGATGTTCTGTTTTTTCGATATGATTACTTTTTACATTTGGAATATTCCAAATATCGCCCGGATTTTTTCCGAGCGGATTGCATGAATACTGACCTGCTTTCGGGCCTTTGAAATATTTTTTTGCCGGATATTTCTGAGGTACCCTTACAGGATCCAGATTGAAAATATAATTTTTTGTTTTCCGGGTAAACCATATAATTGCTTCATAACGACCTGAAAATCTTTTGGAACAATGCAGACCATGTTCAAAATGCCAGATGATTCTGTTGCGCATAACCAGTTTCAAATTTTTAAATATGGGATACAGAACTGTATCAAGAGGAATTATTGCTCCGTTATCTACATAGTTTCCGACCTGCCAGCAGATACTGCCTTTTTCTGAAAGAGTACGGGCGCATTCTTTTATTACTTCCGCCTGCTGCTCAATATAGTCATTTAATTTAAGTTTTTTTTCATATTCCTTGCCTATATTATATGGCGGGGATGTTACAATAAGCTGCATGGATCTATCAGGAATCTGATTTAATAATTTTAAACAATTCCCATGATACACTACTGCATTCTCATTAATATTAAAATTTTCAGCAATTCTTATATGTTTCATTTTTATATTTGTTTACCTTTTTTTTCAAAACCTCTGACTTTTAAAATTACAGAATTGGAAAATTGTTTAAGATTCAGATGCGATGATTAAAAATATTTGCTTCTGATCTTCTCATAAGTACCATCTTCTTTTAAATCTATCAGAGTCTGAGAAAAATTTTCAGCCATACTTTTACCTTTCTCACCTTTTGTTTTGGAAAAAGCTACAAAATTTGGAGTTTCTTCAAGAATATACACAGTTTCAATCTGAAAACCCAGTTTTTTTGCGATGAATTTTATACCTCCCTCTTCACCGACAATTAATTCAAGTCGATTCTGGTTGAGCATGGCAACCATCTGATCATCGTTATCACATGTTTTCTTTCTAAGTGCAGGATGTTTATCAAATTCAGGACTATACACATAACCTCTTACTATTCCAATAATTTTCCCTTCAAAGTCATTTAGTGAAGATGCGCTAATTTTACTGCCTTTCTTTGCAGCAATTACTGTTTTTTCAATATTCAAAGGCTCTTTTGGAAAAAAAAGAAATGCAGCGCGTTCTTCATTAGATTTTGGTGAAAAGATGGCATCCGCTTCTCCTTTTTCGACTAAATAAAGTGCTCTTTTCCAGGGAACATTTTGAATTTTTCCATCAATTCCCTGCCGTTTGCAAATTTCACGGACAGTGTCAGCGTCAATACCTTCGATCTTTCCATTTTCCTCAATAACATAAGGGGGCCAGATACTTGTTACAAAAACCAGTTCTTCTGCAATTGAAGTAATTGGCATCAGAACAGTTACAATCATCATTATGATTATGATAAAACGTTTTCTCATCTTTCTCCTTTTTGAAAATTTTTTGATTAATGTATTTTTATCTTCCAATTCTGTGGTTAAGCAGTATAAATAACATCTTTTATCTCGTTTTTCAAGCAGTGTCCTTAATTGAAAGCTTTAAATCTTCTTTTATCTACATAAAAAAAATAAGGTCATTCTCAATCAATCTGTCATAATCTTCTCTAAAGTCTCTTCCAGTTCCCAGATACTGTATGGTTTGCCGACAACACCGCTGAAACCATAATATTTATAATCTTTCATCTCAGGATCATTGGAATATCCGCTTGATGCAATTCCTTTTACATCAGGATCTATTGCTGCAAGCTCCATTATAGCTGCTTTTCCTCCTGTGCCTTCTTTAACATTTAAATCCAGGATTACAGCATCAAAGGGCTGTCCGTCTTTTATAGCTGCTTTATAAAGACTTACAGCTTCACTGCCTTCCCTGGCATAAACCACAAGATAACCCAGTTCATAAAGCATCTGGCCTGCAACATCCCTGACAATTTCCTCATCATCCATTAAAAGTATTTTTCCCATTATCAATGATTTTCTTTTCTCTTTGTCAATCATATCTTCTTTAACGGCTGTAATCTCTGGCTGGATATTTTCTTTGCTTAGGGCAGGGAGATAAATGGAAACAATGGTTTTTATTCCCGGCTTTGAGCTTATACTTACATATCCCCTGTGTTTTTTTACTATTGAATACACATGGGTAAGTCCCATGCCCCTTACCTGATCTGTATTTGTCTTTTTGGTTGAAAAATAAGGATCAAAAACTTTGTTTATATATTTTTCAGGAACACCTTCTCCATGATCTTTAACCGAGATTTTAATATATTCACCTGAGGGGATAAATATGTTTTCAAACTCATTATCCTGCAAAACAATATTTTCTGCACTTATATTAATCTTTCCGCCTGAAGCCATAGCTTCGGCTGCATTTACTGCAATACTATAAAAAACCTGCTCCATTTCAGAATAATCAAAAGATGCAGCCCATAAATCCTTTTGAATGGCAAATTCAAATAAAACATGTGATTTTTTAAGAGCTGATTGAAAAGATTTTGTTAAAAGCTTTGTAATGGAAGATACTTCCCTTATCAGTTTTCCAGGATTGGACAAAGATGCAATTTCTTCAATAAACTCCTGGAAATCTTTACAAAGTTTTTGAGCATCTGATAAACTCCTGTAAATAGTGCTGTCAGGCACTGAATTTACATAGGCAAAATCAACTTCATTGATAATTTCATTAAGAAATCTGTTTGAATTTCTGGCTATTCCCTTTGAAAACCGCTCCAGAAGTTCGAATTTAGCAGCTCTTATATGTTCAATCTCTCTTTTTTTCCGGTCTGTTATATCCCTGGCTATAAAAAGAATATCTAAAGGTTTTTCATTGTCTAATATTGCTGCTGCATTTATTTCAATAGGTATAAGCTTCAATTCACGATTAATAAACTCTGCTTCATAAAGATCGACTACAGCATGTTCTGCCATATTTTTACCAAAAAGGGTTTCTTTTAAACCTTCAAGATAATCTGGAGGAAGAATATCGGCAATATTCATACCCAAAAGTTCTTCTTCAAAATATCCTGAAATATCCTGTGCGCCCTGATTAACAAATGTTATTTTTCCATTCATGTCAAATTTTAAAATAATTTCTCTTGCTGAGTCAATAATGCCCTGATATTTCTTAAAATTTTCAATAGAATCTTCCATGTTTTTATCAAGATGCGTCATGATTTTCTCCCAACAGTTACAAACAGACTTTTATAAAAGAGTAAAAAGCTTGACTGAAATGAATATTTTAGAGTATTATTATAATGTTTTTAATCATTTCATGCACTAAAAAAATTATTATTATATATTTATATGTCATTTAAAAAAAATCTACTACAAAAAATCAAAATTAAATCCCTTGCTCAAAAAGTTATTAACAGTACAGGGCCTGGGGGCAGTGAAAAAAAAATAGATAAAAAAGCCATGATTAATCTTTTGGAATTCAGCTCTTATAATCATGAAAAAGAAAGAGACATGGAACTTTATATTTATGAAACAGGATCAGATAAAAAGAAAATTCTGGTGCTGGATAACGACCTGCCCATATATAATACAAGTGTTTCTGATGTAGCACTCAGAAAAAGCCCTACAGTTAAAGAAATGCTTAATATTCGAAATGCCATAAAAATATTAAATGATTCTGATGTACTGGTAAGTAAAAAACAAGAATCTGTAAGGATTATTGAGAAAGACTGTATCAATCTGCTTGACCTTAATTTTAATTCTTCAGATATTGACGATATAAAACAAGACGGACTGGTCTCTCTTGAAAAAGAATATACAGACGGGGTTATTGAAGCTCTTGCCCTTTTTGCTGAAATACTTGAATATATCCCT from the Desulfonema limicola genome contains:
- a CDS encoding penicillin-binding protein activator LpoB codes for the protein MKIPKTIIFLSIILICFITVSCQTTTRNISTSEEMHYDEAYDFSDKKKIVDSLVEPLLAQSPLSEDNSKPVIIIYGIANDTSEHINTSGITDDIRLRLLKSGRFRFVNETQRDNIAKETGYQYSGAVDPSTQVALGRQLGAKYMLSGTLRSIEKEEGRGIRVTKKSLRYYSLNLELTDLKTSLITWADSVELAREASRPIIGW
- a CDS encoding DUF6398 domain-containing protein: MTKIVKSEKVPKQMLSIFNSIVKLTDKYCKEYLNDEYALMARYAAAALSRKRSSPLVKGRIKTWACAIVYALGQVNFLFDKSQEIYVSATNLCKGFGVATSTASDKAKTIRDLLKMYKMDPNWCLPSKIDQNPMAWTIMYNGFIIDARNLPREIQEIAYQKGLIPYIP
- a CDS encoding DNA-methyltransferase yields the protein MKHIRIAENFNINENAVVYHGNCLKLLNQIPDRSMQLIVTSPPYNIGKEYEKKLKLNDYIEQQAEVIKECARTLSEKGSICWQVGNYVDNGAIIPLDTVLYPIFKNLKLVMRNRIIWHFEHGLHCSKRFSGRYEAIIWFTRKTKNYIFNLDPVRVPQKYPAKKYFKGPKAGQYSCNPLGKNPGDIWNIPNVKSNHIEKTEHPCQYPVELIERLVLSMSDEDDWVLDPFLGTGSTVIAAIRHNRRGVGAEVIKKYVDIAAERIKKAIDGSLQTRPMNKPVYDPNKDNNKLTILPYGKNYVRS
- a CDS encoding substrate-binding periplasmic protein; the encoded protein is MRKRFIIIIMMIVTVLMPITSIAEELVFVTSIWPPYVIEENGKIEGIDADTVREICKRQGIDGKIQNVPWKRALYLVEKGEADAIFSPKSNEERAAFLFFPKEPLNIEKTVIAAKKGSKISASSLNDFEGKIIGIVRGYVYSPEFDKHPALRKKTCDNDDQMVAMLNQNRLELIVGEEGGIKFIAKKLGFQIETVYILEETPNFVAFSKTKGEKGKSMAENFSQTLIDLKEDGTYEKIRSKYF
- a CDS encoding PAS domain S-box protein, translated to MTHLDKNMEDSIENFKKYQGIIDSAREIILKFDMNGKITFVNQGAQDISGYFEEELLGMNIADILPPDYLEGLKETLFGKNMAEHAVVDLYEAEFINRELKLIPIEINAAAILDNEKPLDILFIARDITDRKKREIEHIRAAKFELLERFSKGIARNSNRFLNEIINEVDFAYVNSVPDSTIYRSLSDAQKLCKDFQEFIEEIASLSNPGKLIREVSSITKLLTKSFQSALKKSHVLFEFAIQKDLWAASFDYSEMEQVFYSIAVNAAEAMASGGKINISAENIVLQDNEFENIFIPSGEYIKISVKDHGEGVPEKYINKVFDPYFSTKKTNTDQVRGMGLTHVYSIVKKHRGYVSISSKPGIKTIVSIYLPALSKENIQPEITAVKEDMIDKEKRKSLIMGKILLMDDEEIVRDVAGQMLYELGYLVVYAREGSEAVSLYKAAIKDGQPFDAVILDLNVKEGTGGKAAIMELAAIDPDVKGIASSGYSNDPEMKDYKYYGFSGVVGKPYSIWELEETLEKIMTD